Proteins encoded together in one Lathyrus oleraceus cultivar Zhongwan6 chromosome 5, CAAS_Psat_ZW6_1.0, whole genome shotgun sequence window:
- the LOC127080255 gene encoding uncharacterized protein LOC127080255, with product MDRNILDAVSGGALVDKTPVAAKALIENKSLNSQQFTTRDNSVQSKGVSQIQVSSNKALDTRIDELTALVKQLAVAKPQTATLCGICTSPEHPTDTCSILRDESITELPQAYAANLYNQNSQQHNSPQVAALAPSGPSLEDLVKQMAVNNLQLQQRTDASIQTLNTQMGQLATQINNMQAQGSNQLPAQTVVNPNGPNANVSAISLRSGKVIEPAPEKNKKIIEVPKYAKFLKDLCTSKKRLKGNERVYLGRNISALIQPKHSPEKATVSSLNQAIPQKCKDPGTFYIPCTIGDSEFDNCMLDLGADINVIPTSVYNNLDLGPLQHTGTLWAFSQLLLHCCALVLATRSSCSELFDFDHEVERTLHTRRRAGQTSNSSPPTIESDSDSDYFHNLFDSDSEIVFDMADQRALRQLVAPDVNYNGLC from the exons ATGGACaggaacattcttgatgctgTTAGTGGTGGAGCATTAGTCGATAAAACTCCAGTTGCTGCCAAAGCCCTTATTGAAAATAAGTCTCTTAATTCTCAACAGTTCACCACTAGAGACAATTCTGTGCAAAGCAAAGGCGTGAGTCAAATTCAagtttcttccaacaaagctttaGATACCAGAATTGACGAACTCACTGCCTTGGTCAAACAGTTGGCAGTAGCAAAACCTCAAACAGCAACTTTGTGTGGCATTTGTACTTCTCCTGAGCACCCGACCGATACTTGTTCTATTCTGAGAGACGAGTCCATTACTGAGCTGCCACAAGCTTATGCAGCCAACCTTTACAATCAAAATAG CCAACAACATAACTCACCTCAAGTGGCTGCCCTTGCACCTTCCGGACCATCCTTGGAGGATCTTGTTAAGCAAATGGCCGTGAACAACCTCCAGCTCCAACAAAGGACCGATGCTagcattcagaccttgaacacACAGATGGGACAgcttgctactcaaataaataacatgcaagctCAAGGTTCGAACCAACTTCCAGCCCAGACAGTTGTCAATCCGAATGGTCCTAATGCTAATGTGAGCGCAATTTCTTTGAGATCCGGAAAAGTTATAGAACCAGcccctgaaaaaaataaaaaaatcattgaG GTTCCAAAGTATGCAAAATTTCTAAAAGACTTGTGCACAAGTAAGAAAAGGTTGAAGGGCAATGAGAGAGTATATTTGGGACGAAACATTTCAGCCCTTATCCAACCTAAACATTCACCTGAAAAAGCTACTGTTTCATCCCTCAATCAGGCCATACCCCAAAAGTGCAAGGATCCAGGAACTTTTTATATTCCATGTACCATTGGAGATAGTGAATTCGAcaattgcatgcttgatttgggagcaGACATTAATGTTATTCCTACTTCTGTTTATAATAACCTTGATCTTGGTCCTTTACAGCATACAG GGACATTGTGGGCATTTTCACAATTGTTATTGCATTGTTGTGCATTAGTCCTGGCTACTAGGTCTTCTTGTTCTGAGCTTTTTGATTTCGATCATGAGGTAGAGAGAACTTTGCACACACGTCGTAGAGCAGGCCAGACTAGCAATAGTTCACCACCCACAATTGAgtctgattctgattctgattaCTTTCATAACTTGTTTGATTCGGATTCTGAAATTGTTTTTGATATGGCTGACCAAAGAGCTTTAAGGCAGTTAGTTGCccctgatgtgaattataatggcTTGTGTTGA